One region of Leishmania panamensis strain MHOM/PA/94/PSC-1 chromosome 28 sequence genomic DNA includes:
- a CDS encoding hypothetical protein (TriTrypDB/GeneDB-style sysID: LpmP.28.0690) — translation MEPYYEPDSEFREPLTDVDAFLDSARYNETGDLDLLKAYLEKNPSEVDARDEQGRTAVHMAAANGHMAILEMLFQFDPQPNVPNDEGNTALHFAALNNRVAAAEALLAHGWRPAEQNIMGKTALQLIYEKQYNEMEALLMSRDETLDTYVPPIQASVSLDLPTKEGDEEENDERDEEPREEAKAAPERKVPRAPIAPAKKIAPAASKVPRPLVPVDATTAVQMLGSASVDAIE, via the coding sequence ATGGAGCCCTACTATGAGCCAGACTCAGAGTTTCGTGAGCCGCTCACGGACGTGGATGCGTTCCTCGACAGCGCGCGGTACAACGAGACTGGCGACCTGGATCTGCTCAAGGCGTACCTGGAGAAGAACCCAAGCGAGGTCGACGCGCGGGATGAGCAGGGCCGCACAGCAGTGCACATGGCCGCCGCGAATGGCCACATGGCCATCTTGGAGATGCTCTTCCAGTTTGACCCCCAACCGAATGTCCCGAATGACGAGGGCAACACGGCTTTACACTTTGCTGCGCTGAACAAccgtgtcgctgcggcggaggcgctgctaGCACACGGGTGGAGGCCGGCTGAGCAGAACATCATGGGCAAGACcgcactgcagctcatctACGAGAAGCAATACAACgagatggaggcgctgctcatgAGCCGAGATGAGACGCTCGACACGTATGTCCCGCCCATCCAGGCTTCCGTGAGCCTCGACCTCCCAACCAAGGAgggggacgaggaagagaacgaCGAGCGAGACGAGGAGccaagagaggaggcgaaggcggcgccaGAGCGCAAGGTGCCGCGGGCACCCATAGCACCTGCAAAGAAGATTGCACCAGCGGCAAGCAAGGTACCTCGCCCTCTGGTGCCGGTGGATGCGACAACCGCGGTGCAGATGCTTGGCTCTGCCTCTGTGGACGCTATCGAGTAG